In Gracilimonas sp., a single window of DNA contains:
- the rdgB gene encoding RdgB/HAM1 family non-canonical purine NTP pyrophosphatase codes for MKIEKLVLASQNPHKIEEMQQILSPLGIEVFSTKDFPDLKEVIEDRPTLKGNALKKARYVSQETQLPALSDDTGLEVEALNGSPGVYSARYAGRNASYQDNVQKLLGELDGSPNRAARFRTVIALVIEDLEYTFEGVCKGEIITEQKGDKGFGYDPIFLPEGYEKTFAELDSSIKNAISHRGRAMEKLIDFLHENGP; via the coding sequence ATGAAGATAGAAAAACTGGTATTAGCTTCTCAAAATCCTCATAAAATTGAGGAAATGCAGCAAATATTGAGTCCGCTGGGAATCGAGGTTTTTTCCACAAAAGATTTCCCAGACCTAAAAGAGGTTATTGAAGATCGCCCCACCTTAAAAGGAAATGCCCTAAAAAAAGCACGATATGTTTCTCAGGAAACTCAGCTTCCTGCGCTTTCTGATGATACCGGATTGGAGGTTGAGGCTCTCAACGGAAGTCCGGGCGTTTATTCAGCGCGTTATGCCGGCAGAAATGCATCCTATCAGGATAATGTGCAGAAGCTGTTGGGTGAGCTTGACGGGAGCCCAAACAGGGCGGCTCGGTTCAGGACGGTGATTGCATTGGTTATTGAGGACCTGGAATACACCTTTGAAGGCGTATGCAAAGGAGAGATCATCACCGAACAAAAAGGGGATAAGGGTTTTGGTTATGATCCCATTTTCTTACCGGAAGGATATGAGAAAACTTTTGCAGAATTGGATTCATCCATAAAAAATGCTATTTCTCACCGAGGCCGGGCGATGGAGAAATTGATAGATTTTCTTCATGAGAATGGCCCTTGA
- a CDS encoding glyoxylate/hydroxypyruvate reductase A, translating into MSLLLIAKNRDFDSLKKALLEKDSNLDVEIWPRVENKERVTFAVCWNHPEKVLGNYPNLRAVSSLGAGVNHLLDDESLPEDIPICRLVTDSLQEQMAEYVLNAIVNYRLHIGDYFTNKQKGVWEQKNTVPKKHAPVGIMGLGEMGSSVATLLVQQGYTVSGWSRSKKDIDGVTSFAGPDKLDKFLYETKILVNLLPLTEETEGFLDLDLFKKLKKPGYLINVGRGDHLVEEDLIYALDMGYLEGACLDVFEEEPLPKNHSFWNRKQIMITPHIAAITPAKEAAEVIIENYKRAMSGMALLFEVDREKGY; encoded by the coding sequence ATGTCGCTTTTACTGATTGCAAAAAACCGAGACTTCGACTCACTAAAAAAAGCCCTGCTCGAAAAAGATTCCAATCTGGATGTTGAGATCTGGCCTCGGGTTGAGAATAAGGAACGGGTTACGTTTGCGGTATGCTGGAATCACCCTGAAAAAGTATTAGGTAATTATCCCAACCTTAGGGCAGTATCATCGCTTGGAGCCGGCGTAAATCATCTTTTGGACGATGAAAGTCTGCCTGAAGATATCCCCATCTGCCGGCTCGTCACAGATTCGCTTCAAGAGCAAATGGCTGAATATGTATTGAATGCAATCGTCAACTACCGACTCCATATCGGTGATTATTTTACAAACAAGCAGAAAGGAGTTTGGGAACAAAAAAACACAGTTCCTAAAAAGCATGCCCCGGTCGGCATTATGGGATTGGGTGAAATGGGAAGCAGCGTTGCAACATTACTGGTGCAACAAGGATACACCGTTTCCGGCTGGAGCCGCTCTAAAAAGGATATCGACGGTGTTACTTCTTTTGCCGGGCCGGATAAACTCGATAAATTTCTTTATGAAACCAAGATCCTGGTAAACCTCCTTCCCCTAACCGAAGAGACTGAAGGATTTCTGGATCTCGATCTTTTCAAAAAACTTAAAAAACCCGGATATTTGATAAATGTGGGAAGAGGAGATCACTTGGTTGAGGAAGATCTGATCTACGCCCTCGACATGGGTTACTTGGAAGGCGCTTGTCTGGATGTATTTGAAGAAGAGCCATTGCCAAAAAATCATTCTTTTTGGAACCGCAAACAGATTATGATCACTCCGCATATTGCGGCCATCACTCCCGCCAAAGAAGCTGCTGAAGTAATTATAGAGAATTATAAACGAGCTATGTCGGGGATGGCGCTTTTATTTGAGGTGGATAGAGAGAAGGGGTACTAA
- a CDS encoding isoaspartyl peptidase/L-asparaginase family protein, whose translation MLKRKDFLKTTALGLLPFGIPMVPNQTRFTGKKPVVISTWRTGLSANEAAWEVLSKGGYALDAVEAGVKVEEANKDNKTVGIGGYPDREGKVTLDACIMDERGECGSVAFMQNIKHPVSVARKVMEESPHCMLVGEGAKLFALDHGFEEEDLLTPDAEAEWKKWLDQKEYKPKINIENHDTIGMLALDEKGRISGACTTSGAAWKMHGRVGDSPIIGAGLFIDPAIGGAVATGLGEEIIKTAGSHLVVEMMRAGHSPEEACKIATERIIERSSGNSEGVQAAFIALNKEGAYGGYSIVEGFDVSVYNTDGNRAEPVQYLI comes from the coding sequence ATGCTGAAAAGAAAAGATTTTTTAAAAACAACTGCTTTGGGACTTTTGCCTTTTGGCATACCGATGGTACCCAACCAGACCCGGTTCACAGGAAAGAAGCCGGTGGTCATTTCAACTTGGAGAACGGGTTTGAGTGCAAACGAAGCGGCATGGGAGGTTTTGTCAAAGGGTGGCTATGCTTTGGATGCTGTTGAAGCCGGAGTCAAAGTTGAAGAAGCAAATAAAGACAATAAAACAGTAGGCATTGGCGGGTATCCAGACCGGGAGGGCAAGGTAACGCTAGACGCTTGTATCATGGACGAAAGGGGAGAATGTGGTTCCGTGGCATTCATGCAAAATATCAAACATCCGGTCTCGGTGGCGCGAAAGGTTATGGAAGAATCTCCGCATTGTATGCTGGTAGGTGAAGGGGCAAAACTATTTGCACTCGACCATGGATTTGAGGAAGAAGATCTTTTAACACCCGATGCCGAAGCTGAATGGAAAAAGTGGCTGGATCAAAAAGAATACAAACCGAAAATAAATATTGAAAACCATGATACTATAGGAATGCTGGCCCTGGATGAAAAAGGTCGTATTTCAGGCGCATGCACTACAAGCGGGGCAGCTTGGAAAATGCATGGCCGTGTTGGAGATTCACCCATTATTGGGGCAGGTTTATTCATTGACCCTGCGATAGGAGGAGCGGTCGCAACTGGATTGGGAGAGGAAATCATAAAAACAGCCGGCAGCCACCTGGTGGTTGAGATGATGCGTGCAGGACATTCCCCCGAAGAAGCCTGTAAAATTGCCACAGAACGGATAATAGAACGCAGTTCCGGGAACAGCGAGGGTGTTCAGGCGGCTTTCATCGCCCTCAATAAAGAAGGCGCTTACGGTGGATACAGTATCGTGGAAGGTTTCGATGTGTCGGTGTATAATACAGATGGTAATCGCGCCGAACCAGTCCAATACCTGATATAG
- the crcB gene encoding fluoride efflux transporter CrcB, with the protein MNIDWLKVVAVGSGGFIGAVSRYLLSLFTQSQFSGSAFPYGTLVVNLLGCLLIGLVTGLFELKSWAHPEIRLFIFVGILGGFTTFSTFSHESFLLFENGKLLLSLLNLGIQVIFGLAFVWMGYQLVRLLS; encoded by the coding sequence ATGAATATCGACTGGCTGAAAGTTGTAGCGGTGGGTTCCGGTGGTTTTATTGGAGCTGTTTCCCGCTATTTGTTATCCTTATTTACACAATCTCAGTTTTCAGGAAGTGCTTTTCCTTATGGAACGTTGGTAGTGAATCTTTTGGGCTGTTTGCTCATTGGGCTAGTGACCGGGCTTTTTGAGTTGAAATCATGGGCACACCCTGAAATCCGGCTCTTTATTTTTGTGGGAATTTTAGGAGGATTTACAACATTCTCAACTTTCTCCCACGAATCCTTTCTCCTCTTCGAGAATGGTAAATTGCTGCTAAGCTTATTGAATTTGGGTATTCAGGTAATCTTTGGATTGGCATTTGTTTGGATGGGATATCAATTGGTAAGGCTGCTTAGCTAG
- a CDS encoding PQ-loop domain-containing transporter gives MTGIELLGWTGFGILVAAWIPQTWQTIKEGNTSMNLAFIIMYFLSSLMLTVYSVLIDDTVFTALNGLLTLGSGINMFYKFFPRVKI, from the coding sequence ATGACGGGAATTGAGTTATTAGGGTGGACGGGCTTTGGAATATTAGTAGCAGCCTGGATTCCTCAAACGTGGCAAACCATAAAAGAGGGAAATACTTCAATGAATCTTGCTTTTATCATCATGTATTTTTTATCAAGTTTGATGCTTACGGTCTATTCGGTATTGATAGATGACACGGTTTTTACAGCATTAAATGGATTGCTTACATTAGGAAGTGGAATAAATATGTTTTATAAATTTTTTCCAAGAGTAAAAATATGA
- a CDS encoding adenosine kinase, which translates to MNKKYNVYGIGNALVDLEFNVTHNFLEKYEVQKGLMTLVDEETQHKLISAIDHNDTEKKSGGSAANTVIAVSQFGGKAFYSCKVADDEFGDFYLKDMEDAGIPTNFDRQEREDGVTGKCLVMITDDAERTLNTYLGISSGLSTNEVDERAIKDSEYIYLEGYMVASEPGLDAMKHTKKIAEENGVKTAITLSDPAIVHAFKENFRDVIGASVDLLFCNEDEAKTFTGKSDLLEAREALKQEAKRFVITQGKNGAMIYDGDTFIDIEPYEVKAVDTNGAGDLFAGAFLYGITNELGFANSGKLASLAGSKIVSQYGPRLKWHEVQELLHKLK; encoded by the coding sequence ATGAACAAAAAATACAATGTGTACGGCATCGGGAATGCCCTGGTAGATCTGGAATTCAACGTCACCCATAATTTTCTCGAAAAGTATGAAGTTCAAAAAGGACTCATGACCCTAGTGGATGAAGAAACCCAGCATAAATTAATAAGTGCCATTGATCATAACGACACCGAAAAAAAATCAGGCGGGTCGGCGGCCAATACCGTGATCGCGGTAAGTCAGTTTGGGGGGAAGGCGTTTTATTCCTGCAAAGTAGCTGACGATGAGTTCGGAGATTTTTATCTGAAGGATATGGAAGATGCCGGGATCCCTACGAATTTTGACCGGCAGGAAAGAGAGGATGGAGTTACCGGGAAGTGTTTGGTGATGATAACGGATGATGCCGAACGAACTTTAAATACCTACCTGGGAATTTCATCCGGACTTTCAACCAATGAAGTGGATGAGAGAGCGATAAAAGATTCGGAATATATATACCTGGAAGGGTATATGGTAGCATCAGAACCGGGGTTGGATGCCATGAAACATACCAAGAAAATTGCTGAGGAAAATGGGGTTAAAACTGCTATTACTTTATCTGATCCTGCCATAGTGCACGCATTCAAAGAGAATTTTCGTGATGTTATAGGAGCTTCTGTAGATCTGTTATTTTGCAACGAAGACGAAGCCAAAACTTTTACCGGGAAAAGTGATCTGCTGGAAGCAAGAGAAGCTTTAAAACAAGAAGCCAAACGTTTTGTAATTACACAGGGTAAAAATGGAGCTATGATTTATGACGGTGATACCTTCATTGATATTGAACCGTATGAAGTAAAAGCAGTAGACACCAATGGTGCCGGAGATTTATTTGCCGGAGCGTTTTTGTATGGAATCACCAATGAACTAGGCTTCGCAAATTCAGGTAAGCTTGCCAGTCTGGCGGGTTCCAAGATCGTATCGCAATATGGGCCGCGACTAAAATGGCATGAAGTTCAGGAATTATTACACAAGCTTAAATAA
- a CDS encoding CoA pyrophosphatase has protein sequence MAPNPVNGVNSSRAYEPANDDFRNSSVLIPLITWKKELEVILTLRTQSINHGGQLSFPGGGKEGDETIVETALREAQEEIGLHTSGVQIAGQLTPLYVGHSDNMVTPVVAFLEQEQSFTPNPNEVDEIITVPISKLIEEQHMVEEDWELRGTPYRVPFWNIHRVPLWGATAMMMSELVELYKEFLETNSHP, from the coding sequence ATGGCCCCCAATCCTGTAAATGGAGTCAATAGCTCCAGAGCTTATGAACCTGCTAATGACGATTTCAGAAATAGCAGCGTCTTAATACCTCTTATTACATGGAAAAAAGAACTGGAAGTAATCCTGACTTTACGAACACAATCCATTAACCACGGAGGACAGCTCAGTTTTCCCGGTGGTGGCAAGGAAGGAGATGAAACTATTGTGGAAACAGCGCTGCGTGAAGCTCAAGAAGAAATTGGCCTTCACACAAGTGGAGTCCAAATTGCAGGACAACTCACACCGCTTTATGTAGGCCATTCCGATAATATGGTAACTCCGGTGGTTGCTTTTTTAGAACAAGAGCAAAGCTTTACACCTAATCCAAATGAAGTGGATGAAATTATTACGGTACCGATTTCCAAACTCATTGAGGAACAACACATGGTAGAGGAAGACTGGGAACTTAGAGGAACCCCTTATCGTGTTCCCTTTTGGAATATTCACCGTGTTCCGCTTTGGGGTGCTACGGCTATGATGATGAGTGAACTCGTGGAATTGTATAAGGAGTTTTTGGAGACAAATTCTCATCCATGA
- a CDS encoding S8 family peptidase, with amino-acid sequence MNNRIIRKITAGALVLMLAVVGCQNVTEVADQDDLIENQVIEGQYIVVMKSSNDGQFKLGDVEQVEAVRSKVMSKAQLSETDVFLKYNNAIAGFAAHLDEAQLEKLRSDENVKYIEKDRIHTFAPPCGTPNGGSCDGDGGGSSNQETPYGITRVNGGVTYTGSSVAWIIDTGIDLDHPDLNVDASRGFNAFTSGRDAKSLDDGNGHGSHVAGTVAAVDNDQGVIGVAAGATVIPVKVLDSRGSGSYSGVIAGVDHVGANGSAGDVANMSLGGPVSQALDDAVLAASSNGIYFSLAAGNDSEDANNSSPARVNGTYIVTISAMDSNDDWAYFSNFGNPPVDYASPGVSVTSTWKDGGYNTISGTSMAAPHAAGVLLLGNASTDGTVNGDPDGNPDPIIVH; translated from the coding sequence ATGAATAATAGAATAATTAGGAAGATTACTGCTGGGGCATTAGTTCTTATGTTAGCAGTTGTGGGTTGTCAAAATGTAACGGAAGTTGCTGACCAAGATGACTTAATAGAAAATCAGGTTATCGAAGGGCAATATATTGTGGTGATGAAATCATCAAATGACGGCCAATTTAAACTCGGTGATGTAGAGCAGGTTGAAGCTGTAAGAAGCAAAGTAATGTCAAAAGCTCAATTATCAGAAACTGATGTTTTTCTGAAATATAACAACGCAATAGCCGGTTTTGCAGCTCACTTAGATGAAGCACAGCTAGAAAAGTTACGCAGTGATGAAAATGTAAAATATATTGAGAAGGACAGGATTCATACTTTTGCTCCCCCATGTGGTACTCCTAATGGTGGCTCATGTGACGGTGATGGTGGAGGAAGTTCTAATCAGGAAACTCCATACGGAATCACTCGTGTGAATGGTGGTGTAACATACACTGGAAGTAGCGTAGCTTGGATCATTGATACCGGAATTGACTTAGATCACCCGGATTTGAATGTTGATGCTTCCCGAGGTTTCAATGCATTTACTAGTGGACGTGATGCAAAAAGTCTTGATGATGGTAATGGACATGGATCACACGTAGCAGGTACTGTTGCTGCTGTTGATAACGACCAAGGTGTTATTGGTGTTGCTGCCGGTGCTACAGTAATTCCTGTTAAGGTGCTGGATAGCCGTGGAAGTGGGTCTTATTCCGGAGTAATTGCAGGTGTTGATCATGTTGGTGCCAACGGTTCTGCCGGTGATGTTGCAAACATGAGTTTAGGAGGTCCTGTTTCTCAGGCTTTGGATGATGCAGTGTTGGCTGCTTCTTCTAATGGTATTTACTTTTCACTTGCAGCTGGAAACGACAGTGAGGATGCAAACAATTCATCTCCTGCTCGTGTAAATGGAACATATATTGTTACTATTTCTGCAATGGACAGTAACGATGACTGGGCTTATTTTTCTAACTTCGGAAACCCTCCGGTTGATTATGCTTCTCCTGGTGTAAGTGTGACTTCCACTTGGAAAGACGGAGGTTATAATACTATAAGCGGAACTTCAATGGCCGCTCCACATGCTGCCGGTGTTCTGTTATTAGGAAATGCAAGTACCGACGGCACCGTTAACGGTGATCCTGATGGAAATCCTGATCCTATTATTGTACACTAA
- a CDS encoding branched-chain amino acid aminotransferase produces MMNEILTSTKITVKPVNESRVHEVDFNNLVFGRKFSDHMFEMKHVDGKWGEPVIKPYGSFEVTPATNVFHYGQAVFEGMKAYYADEKTVHIFRPKTHHERFNNSCRRMCIPETDYDLFIEVLETLIKLDQQWIPKKSGTALYIRPFIFASDDLLAARSSDKFTYQIITSPVGAYYEEGFNPVSLTTTDEFVRAVNGGTGEAKAAGNYAGSFLPAKKAKADGYTQVLWLDAKEHKYIEEVGTMNIHFLIGDTLITPALTGSILPGVTRRSVIALAKEWGLNVEERRITIDELFEAYEKGELKEVFGSGTAAVVSPVGLIHHKGKTLELDREKPGDFAQKCFDEITDIQYGRKEDKFGWVHPVSI; encoded by the coding sequence ATGATGAACGAGATACTTACAAGTACCAAAATTACCGTAAAGCCAGTAAATGAAAGCCGAGTTCATGAGGTTGATTTTAATAACCTTGTGTTTGGACGTAAATTCTCTGATCACATGTTCGAAATGAAACACGTGGACGGCAAATGGGGTGAACCGGTCATTAAACCATACGGTTCTTTTGAAGTGACCCCGGCTACGAATGTATTTCATTATGGTCAGGCTGTTTTTGAGGGGATGAAAGCTTATTACGCGGATGAAAAAACGGTTCACATTTTCCGCCCAAAAACACACCATGAGCGATTTAATAACTCCTGCCGGCGGATGTGCATTCCTGAAACCGATTACGACCTTTTTATTGAAGTACTTGAAACACTTATCAAGTTAGATCAGCAGTGGATTCCGAAAAAATCAGGGACTGCACTTTACATACGTCCGTTTATTTTTGCATCAGATGATTTATTGGCTGCCCGTTCATCGGATAAATTTACCTATCAAATTATTACTTCACCGGTTGGGGCTTATTATGAAGAAGGTTTTAATCCGGTTTCTTTAACAACTACTGACGAATTTGTACGTGCGGTAAATGGCGGAACAGGCGAAGCTAAAGCAGCAGGAAATTATGCCGGTAGCTTTTTACCGGCTAAAAAAGCCAAAGCCGACGGCTACACACAAGTACTTTGGTTAGATGCTAAAGAGCATAAGTATATTGAAGAAGTAGGTACAATGAATATCCACTTTTTAATCGGTGATACACTTATAACCCCGGCTTTGACTGGGTCAATTCTCCCCGGGGTAACCCGAAGGTCCGTAATAGCCCTTGCCAAAGAGTGGGGTCTGAATGTAGAAGAACGCCGTATTACCATTGACGAGCTTTTTGAAGCCTATGAGAAAGGCGAGTTGAAGGAAGTATTTGGTTCCGGTACTGCAGCCGTAGTTTCACCGGTAGGTTTGATTCATCATAAGGGAAAGACGCTTGAACTAGATCGGGAAAAACCCGGTGATTTTGCCCAAAAATGTTTTGATGAGATAACGGATATCCAATATGGCCGAAAAGAAGACAAGTTCGGTTGGGTGCATCCGGTAAGCATCTGA